The segment GCGTTTTTTATTCAGGAATGGATCACTCCCCACAAAGTATTGGCAATCACCTCATGTCCCCTCCTGTTGGGATGGACAGGTCGACGGCCGATCAAGGGGATATCGGAGACCGTTCCGTTCCGGTAACCGTGGATCAGTTCCGCCTCTCTCCCCAGGAAGACCGAATGGATATCCACCATGGGGATGGCCCAACGATTGCACATCCCGCCGAGAACCTGATTGAATTCTCCCACCCATTGGCGGGCAAATCCGGAGTTGGGAAAAGGATTATACAGGTTGCAAACGAGAAACGGGCGGGAACGGACCCGGTGGATCCGGGCAAAGATTTGATCCATATTGCGCAGGTATTGAGTCAGCGCCTGCTCATACAGGTGAGGGGATGTGGACATCATGCCCTTGATATATGCAAAGATCAGATCATTACCACCGATCCACAAGGTTAACAGATCCGCACGGCCAACAGCCCACAAGAGACGGGGAGAGTGA is part of the Kroppenstedtia eburnea genome and harbors:
- a CDS encoding SGNH/GDSL hydrolase family protein encodes the protein MKPSGRFLYTALGDSITEGYSAPHKQGYVNLLACRLRREHPSFRLRNAGRKGWTSRRLLLRLRHSPRLLWAVGRADLLTLWIGGNDLIFAYIKGMMSTSPHLYEQALTQYLRNMDQIFARIHRVRSRPFLVCNLYNPFPNSGFARQWVGEFNQVLGGMCNRWAIPMVDIHSVFLGREAELIHGYRNGTVSDIPLIGRRPVHPNRRGHEVIANTLWGVIHS